One Setaria viridis chromosome 5, Setaria_viridis_v4.0, whole genome shotgun sequence genomic region harbors:
- the LOC117857923 gene encoding TOM1-like protein 6 isoform X3 has translation MMKNCGEYVRFEVAEQHVLQEMVKIIQKKNDMQVRDKILLLLDSWQEAFGGPGSKYPQYHWAYLEVKVLLQTTGVVFPKRPIDAPPIFTPPATHNSSSPRYAAGSLSDRMSSDVETLSLGDLNSIRNVTDLLNDMVHALNPSDRTAVNDEIITDLVTQCRSNQQKLLQLVSSTGNEQLLKQGLEINDLLQSVLSKYDAVVSGAPLAVEAPVRETIEAPREAPAVKPSAPPEHNDTADEEEDEFAQLAQRKNKSVVSSDDALSSTGDLALVPIDPVGSESPSSIASNALVPLDPVPSSSSESKELDMINLLSLTLCSPSPETSTDSPTQSQNAPQQPTITHNQNGPQQPTVTDGQQYPSGVPQYPLNYQPHTINQGYARQNSNYVAPWAQTGAYPPQPPAYASGYGYPAPPWAAPAPPAVDSNPFLLANYQDPRPATAPVAQAATYAPPPASYPPSSMPYAPFATPQSIQHNSSVGSPPSNGLTTTQAHMNVNYQQPKDSSAASSRPYYIPDNLFSDLIDVKNLSGGNKIGGPTAMGSSNGGQPMIGGKK, from the exons ATGATGAAGAATTGTGGTGAATATGTCCGGTTTGAAGTCGCTGAACAGCATGTTCTGCAAGAAATGGTCAAAATTATTCAGAAGAAG AATGATATGCAAGTAAGGGATAAAATATTATTACTTTTAGACTCCTGGCAAGAGGCATTTGGTGGACCAGGAAGTAAATATCCGCAATATCATTGGGCATATCTTGAAGTGAAG GTTTTGTTACAGACGACAGGTGTGGTGTTCCCAAAACGTCCTATTGATGCACCACCGATATTTACACCTCCTGCTACGCATAATTCTAGTTCACCCAGATATGCTGCAGGAAGTCTGAGTGACAGAATGTCCTCAGATGTTGAGACTCTAAG TTTAGGGGACTTGAATAGTATTCGAAATGTGACAGACCTACTGAATGATATGGTGCATGCTTTAAACCCATCTGATCGTACG GCTGTTAACGATGAAATTATCACAGATCTTGTGACCCAGTGTCGCTCAAATCAACAAAAGCTTTTGCAACTTGTCAGTTCAACAGG GAATGAGCAGTTGCTAAAGCAAGGACTGGAGATAAATGATCTCTTACAAAGTGTACTTTCAAAGTATGATGCCGTGGTCTCTGGTGCTCCTTTGGCGGTTGAAGCACCTGTGAGAGAGACAATTGAGGCTCCTAGGGAGGCTCCTGCAGTAAAACCATCTGCACCTCCTGAACATAATGACActgctgatgaagaggaagatgagTTTGCCCAGCTAGCTCAAAG GAAAAACAAATCTGTAGTAAGTAGCGATGATGCATTATCAAGCACTGGGGACCTCGCCCTTGTACCGATTGATCCAGTGGGTTCAGAATCGCCATCTTCTATTGCAAGCAATGCATTGGTTCCTCTTGACCCAGTTCCCAGCAGTAGCTCTGAATCAAAAGAGCTTGATATGATCAACCTCCTGAGCCTCACCTTGTGCAGCCCTAGTCCTGAAACTTCAACAGATTCTCCAACACAAAGTCAAAACGCACCTCAGCAACCTACCATTACACATAATCAAAATGGGCCTCAACAACCAACTGTTACAGATGGGCAGCAATATCCTTCTGGTGTGCCACAATACCCTTTGAACTACCAGCCTCACACAATAAACCAGGGATATGCTCGACAGAACAGCAATTACGTTGCACCTTGGGCCCAAACCGGAGCATATCCACCTCAGCCTCCAGCATATGCATCTGGGTATGGCTACCCCGCACCACCATGGGCTGCGCCTGCACCTCCAGCAGTCGATTCTAATCCTTTCCTTTTGGCTAATTACCAAGATCCGCGCCCTGCTACTGCTCCAGTTGCTCAGGCAGCCACCTATGCACCTCCCCCAGCTTCATATCCCCCTTCTTCAATGCCTTACGCGCCATTTGCAACCCCCCAGTCAATTCAGCATAACAGTTCTGTGGGTTCACCACCAAGCAACGGACTGACCACGACTCAAGCTCATATGAACGTGAATTATCAACAACCAAAAGATTCTTCAGCAGCATCTAGCAGACCATATTACATACCTGATAATCTATTCAGCGATTTGATCGACGTGAAGAATTTGAGTGGTGGAAATAAGATTGGCGGGCCCACTGCCATGGGTAGCTCAAATGGTGGTCAACCTATGATTGGTGGAAAGAAATAG
- the LOC117856924 gene encoding succinate dehydrogenase subunit 5, mitochondrial — translation MAAAALRSSAARRLLRLAPAASSALSAASRPAARLAPLSRPICALSGGNNPISWNLRRFFSSNEKHLPAISDPEIECAFKDLLAASWNELPVSLVEEAKKAVSKATDDKASQEALKNVFCAAEACEEFGGTLVTLRMALDDLCGLTGENVGPLPGYIEDAVKAAYNRYMTYLESFGPEENYLRKKVETELGTKMIHLKMRCSGIGSEWGKISLIGTSGISGSYVELRA, via the exons atggccgccgccgccctccgctccTCCGCCGCACGCCGGCTCCTGCGCCTCGCCCcggccgcctcgtcggcgcTCTCCGCTGcctcccgccccgccgccaggtTGGCGCCGCTCTCGCGCCCGATCTGCGCGCTCTCAG GTGGAAACAATCCTATCTCATGGAACCTGAGGCGCTTCTTCAGTTCAAACGAAAAGCATTTGCCTGCAATATCTGACCCAGAGATAGAATGTGCATTTAAGGATTTGTTGGCCGCTAGTTGGAATGAACTTCCAGTTTCTCTTGTAGAAGAAGCAAAGAAAGCAGTATCTAAAGCTACTGATGATAAGGCTAGTCAAGAGGCTTTGAAAAATGTATTTTGTGCTGCTGAGGCTTGTGAAGAATTTGGCGGAACCTTAGTTACCCTAAGAATGGCTCTTGATGATCTATGTGGCCTGACCGGTGAG AATGTGGGTCCCTTGCCTGGTTACATCGAAGATGCTGTTAAAGCTGCATATAATCGCTACATGACATATCTGGAGTCCTTTGGCCCTGAGGAAAATTATCTAAGAAAGAAGGTGGAGACTGAGTTGGGGACAAAAATGATACACCTCAAAATGAGATGCAGTGGCATAGGTTCTGAGTGGGGAAAG ATCTCCCTGATTGGCACCTCAGGGATCTCAGGTTCCTATGTTGAGCTAAGGGCATGA
- the LOC117856534 gene encoding uncharacterized protein, whose product MAAVAISNRACALLLLLLPAMAVLLHGQAARSSAADFPLGGQATVRLPPAPYQPRFAATAVVLDDARGNRRPPGFVAAVSAEADGAGAYTCSLVLFLGGVKVWASDHLEKFAARALCRLELTEDGQLQLTDGAGMVGWLSGTAGQGVKALHLDTKTGNLVLVDAQNRTRWQSLDDPTDKFLRGQHRRLPAYFIASMTDETSSPFYSLELDDDKIAAYIHVGDTSYSYWELAPTANRTMASARLDGSGLKMLDVRGMVAAQVSPPVKKPPLSFLALGGDGNLEMYYYDAQHRGFRVSYRALGFCELPLSCGVHEVCSAAGKCEDFSAYTDGPARAGRNLCYGTGGEACMVHLRGVTTVLRTAAPALAGVTLRQCVVQCASNLSCSAALYVKDNASVAAAADHGVCEHYTLAAGAREVTDGSRRRYSYWVKFPAAGGGDEDVDDDGDSSPGMLSKILMVCGAIDVACAVVFTILVALYFRRLRRLAAAVDRIVELQQGEDEGAGEQNSSDSNGADG is encoded by the exons ATGGCCGCCGTAGCCATCAGCAACCGCGCCTGCGCGTTGCTTCTGCTGCTCCTCCCCGCCATGGCCGTGCTCCTCCACGGACAAGCCGCCCGCTCGTCGGCGGCAGACTTCCCTCTCGGCGGCCAAGCCACCGTGCGGCTGCCTCCGGCGCCGTACCAGCCGCGCTTCGCCGCGACGGCGGTGGTGCTCGATGATGCCCGGGGCAACCGGCGGCCGCCTGGCTTCGTCGCCGCCGTGAGCGCGGAGGCCGACGGCGCGGGCGCGTACACGTGCTCGCTGGTCCTCTTCCTGGGCGGCGTCAAGGTCTGGGCCTCCGACCACCTCGAGAAGTTCGCGGCGCGCGCCCTGTGCCGGCTCGAGCTCACGGAGGACGGCCAGCTGCAGCTGACGGACGGCGCCGGGATGGTCGGGTGGCTGTCCGGCACGGCGGGACAGGGCGTGAAG GCTCTCCACTTGGATACCAAGACCGGCAACCTCGTCCTCGTCGACGCGCAGAACCGCACCAGGTGGCAAAGCTTGGACGATCCGACGGACAAATTCCTACGCGGCCAGCATCGTAGGCTGCCCGCCTACTTCATCGCGTCCATGACTGACGAGACGTCCTCGCCATTCTACTCCCTCGAGCTTGACGACGACAAGATCGCCGCATACATCCACGTCGGCGATACCAGCTACTCCTACTGGGAGCTCGCCCCTACAGCAAACCGGACGATGGCATCGGCGAGGCTTGACGGGTCGGGGCTCAAGATGCTCGACGTGCGGGGAATGGTGGCGGCACAGGTCTCGCCGCCGGTCAAGAAGCCGCCTCTTAGCTTCTTggcgctcggcggcgacggcaaccTGGAGATGTACTACTACGACGCCCAGCATCGGGGCTTCAGGGTCTCGTACAGGGCGCTCGGGTTCTGCGAGCTCCCTCTCTCCTGCGGCGTCCACGAGGTGTGCTCCGCCGCCGGGAAATGCGAGGACTTCTCCGCGTACACCGACGGGCCGGCGCGCGCCGGCAGAAACCTCTGCTACGGGACCGGCGGCGAGGCGTGTATGGTCCACTTGAGGGGTGTCACCACGGTGCTCCGGACGGCAGCGCCGGCGCTGGCCGGCGTGACGCTGCGGCAGTGCGTGGTGCAGTGCGCGAGCAACCTCTCATGCAGCGCCGCGCTTTACGTGAAGGACAACgccagcgtcgccgccgcggccgaccaCGGCGTGTGTGAGCATTACACTCTGGCGGCGGGGGCTAGGGAGGTGACCGACGGGAGCCGCCGCCGGTACAGCTACTGGGTGAAGTTCCCTGCAGCCGGAGGAGGCGACGAGGacgtggacgacgacggcgacagtTCTCCCGGCATGCTCAGCAAGATCCTGATGGTCTGCGGGGCGATCGACGTGGCGTGCGCCGTGGTGTTTACGATCCTCGTAGCATTGTATTTTCGTCGGCTTCGTAGGCTCGCGGCCGCGGTGGACAGGATCGTCGAGCTCCAGCAAGGCGAGGACGAGGGCGCCGGGGAGCAAAATAGTTCTGACAGTAACGGGGCTGATGGCTGA
- the LOC117856923 gene encoding amino acid transporter AVT6C isoform X2, with protein sequence MTPPASKGKSAGGLDDEPLLPEFFPGDGGGGGASVSGAVFNVSTSIVGAGIMSIPAAMRVLGVAPALLLIAAVAALADVSVEFMLRYTRWAAAKQATTYAGLMGDAFGRAGAAVLNVCIASTTTGTLVVYLIIIGDVMSGSVGGGDEHAGVLRELFGARWWTGREFVLLVTAVFVLLPLVLRRRVDSLRFTSAISIMLAVVFMLISLGIAVYALLKGTATMPRMLPDFSRLSSPFELFTAVPVIVVAFTFHFNVHPIRAELSKTSDMKAAVRISLVLCAAIYAAVGFFGFLLFGDATMADVLANFDRSSGAGVPQALNDAARLSYALHLVLVFPLLFFSLRVNVDELLFPGRRPLATDTRRFVSLTAVLMAVLYALAIAIPSIWTLFEYSGSTFAVTISLIFPGAIVLRDVHGIAKRKDKALAATMIILAVVTSSIAIASNIMSSISDKVREGHDS encoded by the exons atgacgccgccggcgagcaaggGCAAGAGCGCCGGCGGGCTGGACGACGAGCCGCTGCTTCCGGAGTTCTTcccgggcgacggcggcggcggcggggcgtcgGTCTCCGGCGCGGTGTTCAACGTGTCGACGAGCATCGTGGGCGCCGGCATCATGTCGATCCCGGCGGCGATGCGGGTGCTCGGGGTGGCCCCCGCGCTGCTCCTCAttgccgccgtggccgcgctcgccgacgTCTCGGTGGAGTTCATGCTGCGGTACacgaggtgggcggcggccaaGCAGGCCACCACGTACGCGGGGCTCATGGGCGACGCcttcggccgcgccggcgccgccgtgctcaACGTCTGCatcgcctccaccaccaccggcacgCTCGTCGTCTACCTCATCATCATCG GGGATGTGATGTCCGGGAGCGTCGGCGGAGGAGACGAGCACGCCGGGGTGCTGCGGGAGCTGTTCGGCGCGCGGTGGTGGACGGGGAGGGAGTTCGTGCTGCTCGTCACCGCCGTCTTCGTTCTGCTGCCGCTCGTGCTCCGCCGCCGTGTCG ATTCGCTGAGGTTCACGTCGGCCATCTCCATCATGCTAGCGGTGGTGTTCATGCTCATCAGCCTGGGCATCGCGGTGTACGCGCTCCTCAAGGGCACCGCGACCATGCCGAGGATGCTCCCGGACTTCTCCAGGCTCTCCTCCCCGTTCGAGCTCTTCACCGCCGTCcccgtcatcgtcgtcgcctTCACCTTCCACTTCAACG TCCACCCGATCCGCGCGGAGCTGAGCAAGACGTCGGACATGAAGGCGGCGGTGCGCATCTCCCTCGTGCTCTGCGCCGCCATCTACGCCGCCGTGGGCTTCTtcggcttcctcctcttcgGGGACGCCACCATGGCCGACGTGCTCGCCAATTTCGACCGCAGCTCGGGGGCCGGCGTCCCGCAGGCGCTCAACGACGCGGCGCGCCTCAGCTACGCGCTCCACCTCGTGCTCGTCTTCccgctcctcttcttctcgctCCGGGTCAACGTCGACGAGCTCCTCTTCCcgggccgccggccgctcgccaCGGACACGCGCCGGTTCGTGTCCCTCACGGCCGTGCTCATGGCGGTGCTCTACGCGCTCGCCATCGCCATCCCCAGCATCTGgacgctcttcgagtactccgGATCCACGTTCGCTGTCACCATCTCGTTGATCTTCCCTGGCGCCATTGTTCTCAG GGATGTTCATGGAATAGCAAAGCGGAAGGACAAGGCTTTGGCGGCGACGATGATCATTCTGGCTGTGGTCACGAGCAGCATTGCCATTGCCTCAAACATCATGAGCTCCATCAGCGACAAAGTCAGAGAAGGTCATGACTCATGA
- the LOC117856923 gene encoding amino acid transporter AVT6C isoform X1 codes for MAASKNPPFSAMPNAGESVTPEEAPLLPEHAGPPGAQAGGSPASVLGAVFNVSTSVVGAGIMSIPAAMRVLGVAPAVALIAGAAALADAAVGFMLRYTRGAPSYAALMGDAFGRAGAGLLNVFVAANALGTLTVYLIVVGDVMSGVAGGGDAHAGVLQEWFGRHRWTDREVVLVAVAAILLPLVLRKRVDSLRFTSAISIMLAVVFMLISLGIAVYALLKGTATMPRMLPDFSRLSSPFELFTAVPVIVVAFTFHFNVHPIRAELSKTSDMKAAVRISLVLCAAIYAAVGFFGFLLFGDATMADVLANFDRSSGAGVPQALNDAARLSYALHLVLVFPLLFFSLRVNVDELLFPGRRPLATDTRRFVSLTAVLMAVLYALAIAIPSIWTLFEYSGSTFAVTISLIFPGAIVLRDVHGIAKRKDKALAATMIILAVVTSSIAIASNIMSSISDKVREGHDS; via the exons ATGGCGGCGTCCAAGAACCCGCCGTTCTCTGCCATGCCGAACGCCGGGGAGAGTGTTACACCTGAGGAGGCCCCGCTTCTGCCGGAGCACGCCGGGCCGCCGGGCGCGCAGgctggcggctcgccggcgtcggTGCTGGGTGCTGTGTTCAACGTGTCGACGAGCGTGGTGGGCGCCGGGATCATGTCGATCCCGGCGGCCATGCGCGTCCTCGgcgtggcgccggcggtggcactGATCGCGGGCGCCGCGGCCCTGGCCGACGCCGCCGTGGGCTTCATGCTCCGGTACACCCGCGGCGCGCCGTCGTACGCGGCGCTGATGGGCGACGCGTTCGGCCGCGCCGGAGCCGGGCTGCTCAACGTGTTCGTCGCCGCCAACGCACTCGGGACCCTCACCGTGTACCTCATCGTCGTCGGGGACGTGATGTccggcgtggcgggcggcggggacgcACACGCCGGGGTGCTGCAGGAGTGGTTCGGGCGACACCGGTGGACCGACCgggaggtggtgctggtggcGGTCGCGGCGATCCTCCTGCCCCTCGTGCTCCGCAAGCGTGTCG ATTCGCTGAGGTTCACGTCGGCCATCTCCATCATGCTAGCGGTGGTGTTCATGCTCATCAGCCTGGGCATCGCGGTGTACGCGCTCCTCAAGGGCACCGCGACCATGCCGAGGATGCTCCCGGACTTCTCCAGGCTCTCCTCCCCGTTCGAGCTCTTCACCGCCGTCcccgtcatcgtcgtcgcctTCACCTTCCACTTCAACG TCCACCCGATCCGCGCGGAGCTGAGCAAGACGTCGGACATGAAGGCGGCGGTGCGCATCTCCCTCGTGCTCTGCGCCGCCATCTACGCCGCCGTGGGCTTCTtcggcttcctcctcttcgGGGACGCCACCATGGCCGACGTGCTCGCCAATTTCGACCGCAGCTCGGGGGCCGGCGTCCCGCAGGCGCTCAACGACGCGGCGCGCCTCAGCTACGCGCTCCACCTCGTGCTCGTCTTCccgctcctcttcttctcgctCCGGGTCAACGTCGACGAGCTCCTCTTCCcgggccgccggccgctcgccaCGGACACGCGCCGGTTCGTGTCCCTCACGGCCGTGCTCATGGCGGTGCTCTACGCGCTCGCCATCGCCATCCCCAGCATCTGgacgctcttcgagtactccgGATCCACGTTCGCTGTCACCATCTCGTTGATCTTCCCTGGCGCCATTGTTCTCAG GGATGTTCATGGAATAGCAAAGCGGAAGGACAAGGCTTTGGCGGCGACGATGATCATTCTGGCTGTGGTCACGAGCAGCATTGCCATTGCCTCAAACATCATGAGCTCCATCAGCGACAAAGTCAGAGAAGGTCATGACTCATGA
- the LOC117857923 gene encoding TOM1-like protein 6 isoform X1 encodes MYPSGAVVGAAPAAAPSAASRVEKATSHLLMGPDWAVNLEICDILNADVWQTKDVVKAVKKRLQNKDPKVQFFALTLLETMMKNCGEYVRFEVAEQHVLQEMVKIIQKKNDMQVRDKILLLLDSWQEAFGGPGSKYPQYHWAYLEVKVLLQTTGVVFPKRPIDAPPIFTPPATHNSSSPRYAAGSLSDRMSSDVETLSLGDLNSIRNVTDLLNDMVHALNPSDRTAVNDEIITDLVTQCRSNQQKLLQLVSSTGNEQLLKQGLEINDLLQSVLSKYDAVVSGAPLAVEAPVRETIEAPREAPAVKPSAPPEHNDTADEEEDEFAQLAQRKNKSVVSSDDALSSTGDLALVPIDPVGSESPSSIASNALVPLDPVPSSSSESKELDMINLLSLTLCSPSPETSTDSPTQSQNAPQQPTITHNQNGPQQPTVTDGQQYPSGVPQYPLNYQPHTINQGYARQNSNYVAPWAQTGAYPPQPPAYASGYGYPAPPWAAPAPPAVDSNPFLLANYQDPRPATAPVAQAATYAPPPASYPPSSMPYAPFATPQSIQHNSSVGSPPSNGLTTTQAHMNVNYQQPKDSSAASSRPYYIPDNLFSDLIDVKNLSGGNKIGGPTAMGSSNGGQPMIGGKK; translated from the exons atGTACCCGTCGGGGGCCGTCGTGggggcggcgcccgcggcggcgccgagcgcgGCGTCAAGGGTGGAGAAGGCCACGAGCCACCTGCTCATGGGGCCCGACTGGGCCGTCAACCTCGAAATCTGCGACATCCTCAACGCCGACGTCTG GCAAACGAAGGATGTGGTGAAGGCAGTGAAAAAGAGATTGCAGAACAAGGACCCAAAGGTTCAGTTCTTTGCTTTGACG CTTTTGGAGACAATGATGAAGAATTGTGGTGAATATGTCCGGTTTGAAGTCGCTGAACAGCATGTTCTGCAAGAAATGGTCAAAATTATTCAGAAGAAG AATGATATGCAAGTAAGGGATAAAATATTATTACTTTTAGACTCCTGGCAAGAGGCATTTGGTGGACCAGGAAGTAAATATCCGCAATATCATTGGGCATATCTTGAAGTGAAG GTTTTGTTACAGACGACAGGTGTGGTGTTCCCAAAACGTCCTATTGATGCACCACCGATATTTACACCTCCTGCTACGCATAATTCTAGTTCACCCAGATATGCTGCAGGAAGTCTGAGTGACAGAATGTCCTCAGATGTTGAGACTCTAAG TTTAGGGGACTTGAATAGTATTCGAAATGTGACAGACCTACTGAATGATATGGTGCATGCTTTAAACCCATCTGATCGTACG GCTGTTAACGATGAAATTATCACAGATCTTGTGACCCAGTGTCGCTCAAATCAACAAAAGCTTTTGCAACTTGTCAGTTCAACAGG GAATGAGCAGTTGCTAAAGCAAGGACTGGAGATAAATGATCTCTTACAAAGTGTACTTTCAAAGTATGATGCCGTGGTCTCTGGTGCTCCTTTGGCGGTTGAAGCACCTGTGAGAGAGACAATTGAGGCTCCTAGGGAGGCTCCTGCAGTAAAACCATCTGCACCTCCTGAACATAATGACActgctgatgaagaggaagatgagTTTGCCCAGCTAGCTCAAAG GAAAAACAAATCTGTAGTAAGTAGCGATGATGCATTATCAAGCACTGGGGACCTCGCCCTTGTACCGATTGATCCAGTGGGTTCAGAATCGCCATCTTCTATTGCAAGCAATGCATTGGTTCCTCTTGACCCAGTTCCCAGCAGTAGCTCTGAATCAAAAGAGCTTGATATGATCAACCTCCTGAGCCTCACCTTGTGCAGCCCTAGTCCTGAAACTTCAACAGATTCTCCAACACAAAGTCAAAACGCACCTCAGCAACCTACCATTACACATAATCAAAATGGGCCTCAACAACCAACTGTTACAGATGGGCAGCAATATCCTTCTGGTGTGCCACAATACCCTTTGAACTACCAGCCTCACACAATAAACCAGGGATATGCTCGACAGAACAGCAATTACGTTGCACCTTGGGCCCAAACCGGAGCATATCCACCTCAGCCTCCAGCATATGCATCTGGGTATGGCTACCCCGCACCACCATGGGCTGCGCCTGCACCTCCAGCAGTCGATTCTAATCCTTTCCTTTTGGCTAATTACCAAGATCCGCGCCCTGCTACTGCTCCAGTTGCTCAGGCAGCCACCTATGCACCTCCCCCAGCTTCATATCCCCCTTCTTCAATGCCTTACGCGCCATTTGCAACCCCCCAGTCAATTCAGCATAACAGTTCTGTGGGTTCACCACCAAGCAACGGACTGACCACGACTCAAGCTCATATGAACGTGAATTATCAACAACCAAAAGATTCTTCAGCAGCATCTAGCAGACCATATTACATACCTGATAATCTATTCAGCGATTTGATCGACGTGAAGAATTTGAGTGGTGGAAATAAGATTGGCGGGCCCACTGCCATGGGTAGCTCAAATGGTGGTCAACCTATGATTGGTGGAAAGAAATAG
- the LOC117857923 gene encoding TOM1-like protein 6 isoform X2: MYPSGAVVGAAPAAAPSAASRVEKATSHLLMGPDWAVNLEICDILNADVWQTKDVVKAVKKRLQNKDPKVQFFALTLLETMMKNCGEYVRFEVAEQHVLQEMVKIIQKKNDMQVRDKILLLLDSWQEAFGGPGSKYPQYHWAYLEVKTTGVVFPKRPIDAPPIFTPPATHNSSSPRYAAGSLSDRMSSDVETLSLGDLNSIRNVTDLLNDMVHALNPSDRTAVNDEIITDLVTQCRSNQQKLLQLVSSTGNEQLLKQGLEINDLLQSVLSKYDAVVSGAPLAVEAPVRETIEAPREAPAVKPSAPPEHNDTADEEEDEFAQLAQRKNKSVVSSDDALSSTGDLALVPIDPVGSESPSSIASNALVPLDPVPSSSSESKELDMINLLSLTLCSPSPETSTDSPTQSQNAPQQPTITHNQNGPQQPTVTDGQQYPSGVPQYPLNYQPHTINQGYARQNSNYVAPWAQTGAYPPQPPAYASGYGYPAPPWAAPAPPAVDSNPFLLANYQDPRPATAPVAQAATYAPPPASYPPSSMPYAPFATPQSIQHNSSVGSPPSNGLTTTQAHMNVNYQQPKDSSAASSRPYYIPDNLFSDLIDVKNLSGGNKIGGPTAMGSSNGGQPMIGGKK, from the exons atGTACCCGTCGGGGGCCGTCGTGggggcggcgcccgcggcggcgccgagcgcgGCGTCAAGGGTGGAGAAGGCCACGAGCCACCTGCTCATGGGGCCCGACTGGGCCGTCAACCTCGAAATCTGCGACATCCTCAACGCCGACGTCTG GCAAACGAAGGATGTGGTGAAGGCAGTGAAAAAGAGATTGCAGAACAAGGACCCAAAGGTTCAGTTCTTTGCTTTGACG CTTTTGGAGACAATGATGAAGAATTGTGGTGAATATGTCCGGTTTGAAGTCGCTGAACAGCATGTTCTGCAAGAAATGGTCAAAATTATTCAGAAGAAG AATGATATGCAAGTAAGGGATAAAATATTATTACTTTTAGACTCCTGGCAAGAGGCATTTGGTGGACCAGGAAGTAAATATCCGCAATATCATTGGGCATATCTTGAAGTGAAG ACGACAGGTGTGGTGTTCCCAAAACGTCCTATTGATGCACCACCGATATTTACACCTCCTGCTACGCATAATTCTAGTTCACCCAGATATGCTGCAGGAAGTCTGAGTGACAGAATGTCCTCAGATGTTGAGACTCTAAG TTTAGGGGACTTGAATAGTATTCGAAATGTGACAGACCTACTGAATGATATGGTGCATGCTTTAAACCCATCTGATCGTACG GCTGTTAACGATGAAATTATCACAGATCTTGTGACCCAGTGTCGCTCAAATCAACAAAAGCTTTTGCAACTTGTCAGTTCAACAGG GAATGAGCAGTTGCTAAAGCAAGGACTGGAGATAAATGATCTCTTACAAAGTGTACTTTCAAAGTATGATGCCGTGGTCTCTGGTGCTCCTTTGGCGGTTGAAGCACCTGTGAGAGAGACAATTGAGGCTCCTAGGGAGGCTCCTGCAGTAAAACCATCTGCACCTCCTGAACATAATGACActgctgatgaagaggaagatgagTTTGCCCAGCTAGCTCAAAG GAAAAACAAATCTGTAGTAAGTAGCGATGATGCATTATCAAGCACTGGGGACCTCGCCCTTGTACCGATTGATCCAGTGGGTTCAGAATCGCCATCTTCTATTGCAAGCAATGCATTGGTTCCTCTTGACCCAGTTCCCAGCAGTAGCTCTGAATCAAAAGAGCTTGATATGATCAACCTCCTGAGCCTCACCTTGTGCAGCCCTAGTCCTGAAACTTCAACAGATTCTCCAACACAAAGTCAAAACGCACCTCAGCAACCTACCATTACACATAATCAAAATGGGCCTCAACAACCAACTGTTACAGATGGGCAGCAATATCCTTCTGGTGTGCCACAATACCCTTTGAACTACCAGCCTCACACAATAAACCAGGGATATGCTCGACAGAACAGCAATTACGTTGCACCTTGGGCCCAAACCGGAGCATATCCACCTCAGCCTCCAGCATATGCATCTGGGTATGGCTACCCCGCACCACCATGGGCTGCGCCTGCACCTCCAGCAGTCGATTCTAATCCTTTCCTTTTGGCTAATTACCAAGATCCGCGCCCTGCTACTGCTCCAGTTGCTCAGGCAGCCACCTATGCACCTCCCCCAGCTTCATATCCCCCTTCTTCAATGCCTTACGCGCCATTTGCAACCCCCCAGTCAATTCAGCATAACAGTTCTGTGGGTTCACCACCAAGCAACGGACTGACCACGACTCAAGCTCATATGAACGTGAATTATCAACAACCAAAAGATTCTTCAGCAGCATCTAGCAGACCATATTACATACCTGATAATCTATTCAGCGATTTGATCGACGTGAAGAATTTGAGTGGTGGAAATAAGATTGGCGGGCCCACTGCCATGGGTAGCTCAAATGGTGGTCAACCTATGATTGGTGGAAAGAAATAG